Proteins encoded together in one Bacteroides ovatus window:
- a CDS encoding glycerophosphodiester phosphodiesterase family protein: protein MKRICNFILLLCLVQLAVAQNRIAEIRENLLGNHPDKILVVSHRADWRNAPENSLQGIQNCIDMGVDMVEIDLKRTKDGHLVVMHDKTINRTMSGKGLVEDYTLAELKAMRLKNGVACKTRHQIPTLEEVMLLCKGKIMVNIDKGYDYFQEAYIVLEKTGTVDQCVIKAGLPYEQVKAENGAVLDKVIFMPIVQLHKKGAEAIIDSYKIHMKPAAYELVFDNDSPEVLNLIKKVRDTGSKLFINSLWPELCGGHDDDRAVELHQPDESWGWIINQGAKLIQTDRPALLLEYLRKKKLHD from the coding sequence ATGAAACGGATATGTAACTTCATACTTCTTCTGTGTTTGGTGCAACTGGCTGTTGCTCAAAATAGAATAGCTGAAATCAGAGAAAATCTGCTGGGAAATCATCCAGATAAAATATTGGTTGTATCCCACCGGGCTGACTGGCGTAATGCCCCGGAAAACTCATTGCAAGGTATACAGAATTGCATTGATATGGGTGTCGATATGGTGGAGATCGATTTGAAACGAACCAAAGACGGACATTTAGTAGTGATGCATGATAAAACGATCAATCGTACCATGTCTGGAAAAGGACTGGTGGAAGATTATACATTGGCCGAATTGAAAGCAATGCGTCTTAAAAATGGAGTAGCTTGTAAGACAAGACATCAGATTCCTACATTGGAAGAAGTGATGTTGCTCTGCAAAGGTAAGATCATGGTAAATATTGATAAGGGGTATGATTATTTTCAGGAAGCTTATATTGTACTCGAAAAGACGGGAACGGTTGACCAGTGTGTTATCAAAGCCGGCCTTCCTTATGAACAAGTGAAAGCCGAAAACGGTGCTGTATTGGATAAAGTGATTTTTATGCCTATTGTACAGTTGCATAAAAAAGGAGCCGAAGCTATTATTGACAGTTACAAGATTCACATGAAGCCTGCTGCTTATGAGTTAGTGTTTGATAATGATAGTCCTGAGGTGCTTAACCTGATAAAAAAAGTGCGTGATACGGGTTCTAAGTTGTTTATAAACTCTCTTTGGCCCGAATTATGTGGTGGTCATGATGACGACCGTGCAGTAGAACTTCATCAACCGGATGAAAGCTGGGGATGGATCATTAATCAGGGAGCCAAATTAATTCAAACTGACCGTCCTGCCCTCTTATTGGAGTATCTGCGCAAAAAGAAACTTCACGACTAA
- a CDS encoding MFS transporter gives MLKQLINFYKVSSPRPCNGEALSSSGSQHLHSDARRLKYLKWSTFLSATFGYGMYYVCRLSLNVVKKPIVDEGIFSETELGIIGSVLFFTYALGKFTNGFLADRSNINRFMTTGLLVTALVNLCLGFTHSFILFALLWGISGWFQSMGAASCVVGLSRWFTDKERGSYYGFWSASHNIGEALTFLIVASIVSVLGWRYGFFGAGIVGLLGALIVWKFFHDTPESQGFPPVNVPKQKEEMSVVETTDFNKAQRQVLMMPAIWILALSSAFMYISRYAINSWGVFYLEAQKGYSTLDASFIISICPVCGIVGTIFSGVISDKLFGGCRNVPALIFGLMNVLALSLFLLVPGVHFWIDVLAMVLFGLGIGVLICFLGGLMAVDIAPRNASGAALGVVGIASYIGAGLQDVMSGVLIEGQKTVQNGVDVYDFTYINWFWIGAALLSVFFALLVWNAKSKESD, from the coding sequence ATGTTGAAACAACTTATAAACTTTTACAAGGTCTCTTCACCGAGACCTTGTAACGGGGAAGCTTTGTCTTCATCCGGCTCACAACATCTTCATTCCGATGCCCGTCGTCTGAAATACCTGAAATGGTCTACTTTTCTTTCAGCCACTTTCGGTTACGGCATGTACTATGTTTGTCGTCTTAGCCTGAATGTCGTGAAGAAGCCCATCGTAGATGAAGGAATTTTCTCCGAAACAGAACTGGGAATTATCGGTTCGGTATTGTTCTTTACTTACGCCCTTGGAAAATTTACGAATGGTTTTCTGGCCGACCGTAGCAATATCAACCGCTTTATGACTACCGGTTTACTGGTAACTGCTTTAGTGAACCTGTGCCTGGGTTTTACCCATTCTTTTATTCTGTTTGCTCTCCTTTGGGGGATTAGTGGCTGGTTTCAGTCTATGGGTGCTGCTTCTTGTGTAGTGGGACTTTCCCGTTGGTTCACGGACAAAGAACGAGGTTCCTATTACGGATTTTGGTCTGCCAGCCACAATATCGGTGAGGCGTTGACCTTCCTAATTGTTGCGTCTATCGTTAGTGTATTGGGGTGGAGATACGGTTTCTTCGGTGCCGGTATTGTTGGTTTGCTTGGTGCTTTAATTGTGTGGAAGTTCTTCCATGACACTCCCGAGAGTCAGGGCTTTCCTCCTGTAAATGTTCCCAAACAGAAAGAGGAGATGAGTGTGGTGGAAACGACAGACTTTAATAAAGCCCAACGCCAGGTATTGATGATGCCTGCCATCTGGATACTGGCTCTTTCGAGTGCTTTTATGTATATCAGTCGCTATGCTATCAATAGCTGGGGTGTTTTTTATCTAGAAGCGCAAAAAGGATATTCCACGTTGGATGCCAGCTTCATTATTTCCATTTGTCCAGTCTGTGGTATCGTAGGTACCATATTTTCGGGTGTTATTTCTGACAAGTTATTTGGCGGTTGTCGAAATGTTCCCGCCCTGATTTTCGGATTGATGAATGTTCTTGCACTTAGCCTGTTCTTGTTGGTTCCCGGCGTACACTTCTGGATAGATGTGTTGGCCATGGTTCTTTTCGGTTTGGGTATCGGAGTTCTCATTTGTTTTTTAGGTGGCCTGATGGCAGTCGATATTGCTCCTCGCAATGCGTCGGGAGCAGCATTGGGGGTAGTCGGCATTGCCAGTTATATTGGGGCCGGATTACAGGATGTAATGAGTGGTGTTCTGATAGAGGGGCAGAAGACGGTTCAGAATGGAGTCGATGTTTATGATTTCACTTATATCAATTGGTTCTGGATAGGAGCGGCTCTGCTGTCGGTATTCTTTGCATTATTGGTTTGGAATGCAAAATCAAAAGAGTCAGATTAG
- a CDS encoding ATP-binding protein, with amino-acid sequence MDNLMRKLPIGIQTFEGIRKDNYLYVDKTALIWRMANLGKPYFLSRPRRFGKSLLISTFDAYFQGKKELFDGLAIEQLETKWEQHPVLHLDLNAKKYETAADLIAMLNQYLEKWEAIYGNEKKDRSPEERFSYVIEQASLKTGKGVVVLVDEYDKPLLQAITRPKLFEDYRQTLKAFYGVLKSADAYLRFVFLTGVTKFSQVSVFSDLNQLNDISLDYSYATLCGITREELKSTFEPEIEVFGHKNHQTPEEVVTAMERNYDGYHFHPDGAGVFNPFSVLNAFSKLELGSYWFQTGTPTFLVELLQKSEYDLRTLLNGIEAPTSSFAEYRMDANNPVPLIYQSGYLTIKDYDRRFNNYLLDFPNDEVRYGFINFLVPFYTPMKNNDQGFYIGKFIDELEKGDYESFLTRLEAFFADIPYELNDQTERHYQVIFYLVFKLMGQFTEAEVRSTRGRADAMVKTPKYVYVFEFKLNGTAEEAMKQIDEKGYLIPYQKDHREIIKIGVEFSAETRNINRWLVETR; translated from the coding sequence ATGGACAACTTGATGCGTAAACTTCCTATTGGAATACAGACATTCGAAGGGATACGGAAGGATAATTATCTTTATGTGGATAAAACAGCACTTATATGGCGTATGGCTAACCTAGGAAAGCCATATTTTCTAAGCAGGCCGCGTCGCTTTGGTAAAAGCTTATTAATTTCTACATTCGATGCTTATTTTCAAGGAAAAAAAGAGCTATTCGATGGTTTGGCTATTGAACAACTGGAGACGAAATGGGAACAACATCCTGTTTTACATCTTGATCTGAATGCCAAAAAATATGAAACGGCAGCAGATTTAATTGCAATGCTAAACCAATATTTAGAAAAATGGGAAGCTATTTACGGCAATGAGAAAAAAGACCGTAGCCCTGAGGAGCGCTTTAGTTATGTAATCGAACAAGCTTCCTTGAAAACAGGAAAAGGTGTCGTCGTATTGGTGGACGAATACGACAAACCGCTTTTGCAGGCTATTACCCGTCCGAAATTATTCGAAGACTATCGTCAGACATTAAAAGCCTTTTATGGAGTACTAAAAAGCGCCGACGCATATCTCCGTTTTGTTTTCCTGACCGGAGTTACGAAGTTCTCACAAGTCAGCGTATTCAGCGATTTGAATCAGTTGAATGATATTAGTCTCGACTATTCTTACGCCACACTTTGCGGCATCACCCGTGAAGAACTAAAGAGTACTTTCGAACCCGAAATTGAAGTTTTCGGGCACAAAAATCATCAGACTCCAGAAGAGGTAGTCACAGCAATGGAACGCAACTATGACGGCTATCATTTTCATCCGGATGGTGCAGGAGTATTCAATCCGTTCAGTGTGTTGAATGCTTTCAGCAAACTGGAGTTGGGTAGCTATTGGTTCCAGACTGGCACACCGACATTTTTGGTTGAACTACTGCAAAAAAGTGAGTATGATCTCCGTACTTTATTAAATGGCATAGAAGCACCTACATCTTCTTTTGCAGAATACAGAATGGATGCTAATAATCCCGTACCGCTGATTTATCAAAGTGGATATTTGACTATTAAGGATTACGACAGACGGTTTAATAATTATTTACTTGACTTTCCTAACGATGAGGTACGTTACGGATTCATTAACTTTCTTGTGCCATTCTACACTCCGATGAAGAACAATGATCAGGGATTTTATATTGGAAAATTCATTGATGAATTGGAGAAAGGTGATTACGAATCTTTCCTCACCCGTCTGGAAGCTTTCTTTGCCGATATTCCGTATGAATTGAATGACCAGACTGAACGCCACTATCAGGTTATCTTCTATCTCGTATTCAAATTGATGGGACAATTCACGGAAGCGGAAGTGCGCAGCACCCGTGGACGTGCCGATGCTATGGTTAAAACGCCGAAATATGTCTATGTGTTTGAGTTCAAATTAAATGGAACAGCAGAAGAAGCGATGAAGCAAATTGACGAGAAAGGATATCTGATTCCTTATCAGAAAGACCATCGGGAAATAATAAAAATCGGAGTGGAATTTAGTGCGGAAACTCGCAATATCAATCGTTGGCTGGTAGAGACGAGGTAA
- a CDS encoding DUF2490 domain-containing protein, translating to MSRILLNTKTWLLFVLLLGISLSAWAQSDDFNTWTKFKVNHKIDSRFSVSGDLELRMKDDVSKLDRWGLTVGGSYRPYSFLNLGVGYETHLRNLGDSDWKFRHRYHITATVSFRYQWLKVAVRERFQQTFDRGNSETRLRSRLKLSYAPTKGIVSPYFSVEIYQSLDDVSFWRADRMRYRPGVEIALAKRWSLDAFYCYQYASSQGRHIAGIEVGYSF from the coding sequence ATGAGTAGAATATTATTAAATACTAAGACTTGGCTATTATTTGTGCTGTTGCTTGGAATATCACTTTCTGCATGGGCACAAAGTGACGATTTTAATACATGGACTAAATTCAAGGTAAACCATAAGATAGATTCCCGGTTTTCAGTTTCAGGTGATTTGGAATTGCGCATGAAAGATGATGTGAGTAAATTGGATCGTTGGGGGCTGACTGTTGGCGGAAGTTACCGACCCTATTCATTTTTGAATCTGGGGGTTGGCTATGAAACCCATCTTCGGAATTTGGGTGACTCGGACTGGAAGTTCAGGCATCGCTATCATATAACTGCTACTGTCAGTTTTCGTTATCAATGGTTGAAAGTAGCTGTAAGGGAAAGATTTCAGCAGACTTTTGATCGTGGCAACTCTGAAACTCGTTTGCGTTCCCGCTTGAAATTATCTTATGCTCCTACAAAAGGAATTGTTTCTCCCTATTTCTCTGTTGAAATCTATCAGAGTTTGGATGACGTTTCTTTTTGGAGAGCCGATCGTATGCGTTATCGTCCCGGAGTAGAAATAGCTTTGGCCAAACGTTGGTCGTTGGATGCATTCTATTGTTATCAATATGCATCTTCGCAAGGCAGACACATTGCCGGAATAGAAGTGGGATATTCTTTCTGA
- a CDS encoding fimbrillin family protein encodes MKLFYNLQRGVGLLVFCTILLSACVNHISEEEEDSVNNGDIPLKFIADIRESVGTRMANNNFAEGDEVGLFALAGTTTMQEERYVDNLHFIRSSNGEFESNESVYYPDDGVTLNLISYYPYQKSGVGIGESTMQVAVSTTQNIPDDYSHSDFLIASKEEVLASKEAVALTYNHQFFRLKIVLIPGEGENLEDMLSVKPTLSVSGFYTKTSYDFQKKTFSGYSEEKDIIPAGEWEIKDGRLIGKEFILIPQEATPGYQYITLEAAGKLYISPLPSTLQLKSGKQRELEIKFVSAEDVLMSKVNGEIGDWDGTEIDHTESVTLHKYIDVSKLTFEKSNVYKVLHSGKQVAEICKEYLVTPEFSSQAIVAYPMKKDGSVDLSQGVVAQLLGKSGKVNGGSVSWNMEDYSLAYVDGILPIRNNVYVMANGTVSLSVTTADDVLSVLALEDIVRDVRGGIIHNYPLVKIGTQYWMRDNLEASSYVGGEALPRLDAVTANVVGYLQSTTEHYFYTANVVLSNKILPAHWSIPDWKDWNILKDYLNGEASLLKSGTWLPLKAGEQVQPATNLSGFNGIPVGMYVGAFQTDYEKKHLAYWTLDNANAAIDIKVFYLKSDTDIIEESNAGVDTKAFAIRCIRK; translated from the coding sequence ATGAAACTATTTTATAACCTACAAAGGGGCGTGGGTTTACTTGTTTTTTGTACTATCTTGCTTAGTGCTTGTGTGAACCATATTTCGGAGGAAGAGGAGGATAGTGTTAATAATGGAGATATTCCATTGAAATTTATTGCCGATATTCGTGAATCAGTTGGTACCCGTATGGCAAATAATAACTTTGCTGAAGGGGATGAAGTCGGTCTGTTTGCTCTTGCCGGAACCACTACAATGCAAGAAGAACGTTATGTGGATAATCTTCATTTCATACGTTCATCCAATGGTGAGTTTGAATCTAACGAGTCGGTATACTATCCGGATGATGGAGTTACATTGAATTTAATCAGTTATTATCCTTATCAAAAGAGTGGCGTGGGGATAGGGGAGAGCACCATGCAGGTGGCGGTTTCAACGACTCAAAATATTCCTGACGATTATTCACATTCTGATTTCCTAATTGCTTCTAAAGAAGAGGTCTTAGCCAGTAAGGAGGCGGTCGCTCTGACCTATAATCATCAGTTTTTTCGTCTGAAAATTGTTCTTATTCCTGGAGAGGGGGAGAATTTGGAAGATATGTTATCCGTTAAGCCTACGCTTTCGGTGAGTGGCTTTTATACTAAAACAAGTTATGATTTTCAGAAAAAGACTTTCTCTGGTTATTCCGAAGAGAAAGATATTATTCCTGCAGGAGAATGGGAGATAAAAGACGGACGACTGATAGGAAAGGAATTTATTTTGATACCGCAGGAGGCGACTCCGGGATACCAATACATAACGTTGGAAGCTGCAGGAAAGCTATATATAAGCCCATTACCATCTACTTTACAATTAAAAAGTGGAAAGCAGCGCGAATTGGAAATAAAGTTTGTATCAGCCGAAGATGTATTAATGAGCAAAGTGAATGGGGAAATCGGAGATTGGGACGGAACCGAAATAGATCATACAGAATCAGTCACGCTTCATAAATACATAGATGTTTCGAAGTTAACTTTTGAAAAGTCGAATGTGTATAAAGTGTTACATTCGGGAAAGCAAGTAGCTGAAATATGTAAGGAGTATCTTGTTACTCCGGAATTTTCTTCGCAGGCAATCGTTGCCTATCCGATGAAAAAAGATGGTAGTGTGGACTTATCTCAAGGTGTTGTAGCACAGTTGCTAGGGAAATCCGGAAAAGTGAATGGAGGAAGCGTATCATGGAATATGGAAGATTACTCATTGGCCTATGTTGACGGAATTTTGCCGATTCGTAATAATGTATATGTGATGGCAAACGGAACCGTTTCTTTATCTGTTACGACAGCAGATGACGTACTATCTGTTTTGGCTTTGGAAGATATCGTTCGTGATGTACGTGGAGGAATCATTCATAATTATCCGTTAGTGAAGATTGGAACACAATATTGGATGCGGGATAATCTGGAGGCATCTTCGTATGTTGGCGGTGAAGCACTTCCCAGACTGGATGCAGTGACAGCGAATGTTGTCGGATATCTGCAATCTACTACGGAACACTATTTTTATACAGCTAATGTAGTACTTTCTAATAAAATTCTGCCTGCTCATTGGAGTATACCGGATTGGAAAGACTGGAACATTTTAAAAGACTATCTGAATGGAGAGGCTTCTTTGCTGAAATCAGGTACTTGGTTACCTTTGAAAGCGGGAGAACAGGTACAGCCTGCAACTAATTTATCCGGTTTTAATGGAATACCTGTAGGAATGTATGTGGGGGCTTTTCAAACTGATTACGAGAAAAAACATCTGGCATATTGGACACTGGATAATGCAAATGCCGCTATCGATATCAAGGTTTTCTATCTGAAAAGTGATACGGATATCATTGAAGAATCTAATGCAGGTGTTGATACAAAAGCCTTTGCCATTCGTTGCATCAGAAAGTAA
- a CDS encoding PaaI family thioesterase, whose amino-acid sequence MKKIINPWKGLEGYNCFGCASNNEAGLKMEFYEDGDEVVSIWKPRPEYQGWIDTLHGGIQAVLMDEICAWVILRKLQTTGVTSKMETRYRKSIDTKDSHIVLRASIKEVKRNIVIVEAKLYNKDGEVCTESVCTYFTFSKEKSKDEMHFSKCDVESEEILPLI is encoded by the coding sequence ATGAAGAAGATAATAAATCCCTGGAAAGGTTTGGAAGGGTACAACTGCTTTGGTTGTGCTTCCAATAATGAAGCCGGATTAAAAATGGAATTTTACGAAGATGGTGACGAAGTGGTAAGCATTTGGAAACCACGTCCCGAATATCAAGGCTGGATTGATACCTTGCATGGCGGTATTCAAGCTGTCTTGATGGATGAAATCTGTGCCTGGGTTATACTTCGTAAACTACAAACCACGGGGGTGACGTCGAAGATGGAAACTCGTTACCGAAAATCGATTGATACCAAAGATTCTCATATCGTATTACGCGCGTCTATTAAAGAGGTAAAGCGGAACATCGTTATTGTTGAAGCAAAGTTATATAATAAGGATGGAGAAGTCTGTACAGAATCAGTTTGTACTTACTTTACTTTCTCGAAAGAAAAGTCGAAAGATGAAATGCATTTTTCGAAATGTGATGTAGAATCGGAAGAGATATTACCATTAATTTGA
- the hisG gene encoding ATP phosphoribosyltransferase: protein MLRIAVQAKGRLFEETMALLEESDIKLSTTKRTLLVQSSNFPIEVLFLRDDDIPQTVATGVADLGIVGENEFMEKEEDAEIVKRLGFSKCRLSLAMPKDIEYPGLSWFEGKKIATSYPVILRNFLKKNSVNAEIHVITGSVEVSPGIGLADAIFDIVSSGSTLVSNRLKEVEVVMKSEALLIGNKNMSEEKKEVLEELLFRMNAVKTAEDKKYVLMNAPKDKLEEIIAVLPGMKSPTVMPLAQEGWCSVHTVLDEKRFWEIIGKLKGLGAEGILVLPIEKMIV, encoded by the coding sequence ATGTTAAGAATCGCAGTACAAGCCAAAGGACGTCTCTTCGAAGAGACAATGGCACTTTTAGAAGAGTCAGATATCAAGTTAAGCACTACTAAACGTACCTTGTTGGTACAGTCTTCTAACTTTCCTATCGAAGTTCTATTTCTTCGTGATGATGATATTCCGCAAACGGTAGCTACCGGGGTAGCTGATTTGGGAATTGTTGGTGAGAACGAGTTTATGGAAAAGGAGGAAGATGCGGAAATTGTCAAACGTCTGGGATTCAGCAAATGTCGTCTGTCACTGGCTATGCCGAAGGATATTGAATATCCCGGTTTGTCATGGTTTGAAGGCAAGAAGATTGCTACCTCTTATCCGGTTATTCTTCGTAACTTCCTGAAAAAAAATAGCGTAAATGCCGAAATACATGTGATAACCGGTTCGGTAGAGGTGTCTCCGGGTATTGGATTGGCTGATGCCATTTTTGATATTGTAAGTTCCGGTTCTACTTTGGTCAGCAACCGCTTGAAAGAAGTGGAAGTTGTAATGAAGTCGGAAGCATTGTTGATTGGCAACAAGAACATGAGCGAAGAGAAAAAAGAAGTGCTCGAAGAATTGCTGTTCCGTATGAACGCAGTAAAAACAGCTGAAGATAAAAAATATGTATTGATGAATGCTCCAAAAGACAAACTGGAAGAAATCATAGCTGTATTGCCCGGTATGAAGAGTCCTACAGTGATGCCATTGGCACAGGAAGGCTGGTGTTCTGTTCATACAGTACTTGATGAAAAACGTTTTTGGGAAATTATCGGAAAATTGAAAGGACTGGGAGCAGAAGGTATTTTGGTACTGCCGATTGAAAAGATGATTGTATAA
- the hisD gene encoding histidinol dehydrogenase, translating into MKLIKYPSKEQWTELLKRPALNTESLFDTVRSIINKVRTEGDKAVLEYEAAFDKVTLSALAVTPEEVQAAGTLVNDELKAAISLAKQNIETFHSSQRFVGKKVETMNGVTCWQKSVGIEKVGLYIPGGTAPLFSTVLMLAVPAKIAGCKEIVLCTPPDKNGNIHPAILFAAQLAGVSKIFKAGGVQAIAAMAYGTESVPKVYKIFGPGNQYVTAAKQLVSLRDVAIDMPAGPSEVEVLADASANPVFVAADLLSQAEHGIDSQAILITTSEKLQTEVMEEVERQLAELPRREIAAKSLENSKLILVKDLDEALELTNAYAPEHLIIETENYMEVAERVINAGSVFLGSLTPESAGDYASGTNHTLPTNGYAKAYSGVSLDSFIRKITFQEILPEGIKAIGPAIEEMAANEQLDAHKNAVTVRLKAIQNS; encoded by the coding sequence ATGAAATTGATTAAATATCCCTCAAAAGAGCAATGGACAGAACTTTTGAAACGTCCGGCACTAAATACGGAAAGTTTGTTCGATACTGTTCGTTCTATTATAAATAAGGTAAGGACAGAAGGCGATAAAGCAGTATTGGAATATGAGGCTGCTTTTGATAAAGTAACCTTGTCCGCACTTGCTGTGACTCCTGAAGAGGTTCAAGCCGCCGGGACATTAGTAAACGATGAACTAAAGGCTGCCATTTCTTTAGCTAAACAAAACATTGAAACATTCCACTCTTCCCAGCGTTTTGTCGGGAAGAAGGTAGAGACAATGAATGGGGTAACTTGCTGGCAAAAATCAGTGGGAATCGAAAAGGTCGGCTTATATATTCCGGGTGGAACAGCACCGCTTTTCTCAACTGTATTAATGTTGGCTGTTCCGGCTAAAATTGCAGGATGCAAGGAAATCGTACTTTGTACGCCTCCCGATAAAAATGGAAATATTCATCCGGCTATCCTTTTTGCTGCGCAATTGGCAGGTGTCAGCAAAATATTCAAGGCTGGTGGTGTGCAGGCTATTGCCGCTATGGCCTATGGAACGGAGAGTGTCCCCAAAGTATATAAGATATTTGGCCCCGGCAATCAATATGTGACAGCTGCCAAACAGTTGGTAAGCCTGCGTGATGTAGCTATTGATATGCCTGCCGGTCCTTCAGAAGTGGAAGTCTTGGCTGATGCATCTGCCAATCCGGTTTTTGTAGCAGCAGATCTTTTGTCACAGGCAGAACACGGAATAGATAGCCAGGCTATATTGATTACCACTTCCGAGAAACTTCAAACAGAGGTGATGGAAGAAGTGGAGCGTCAATTAGCAGAACTTCCCCGTCGTGAAATTGCGGCGAAATCACTGGAGAATAGTAAATTGATTTTAGTGAAGGATCTGGATGAAGCATTGGAACTGACTAACGCGTATGCTCCGGAACATCTAATCATAGAAACGGAGAACTATATGGAAGTGGCCGAACGTGTGATAAATGCAGGTTCTGTCTTCTTAGGTTCATTAACTCCCGAGAGTGCCGGCGACTATGCTTCCGGAACGAATCACACCCTGCCGACCAACGGTTATGCCAAAGCCTATAGCGGTGTAAGTCTGGATAGTTTTATCCGTAAGATTACATTTCAGGAAATCCTCCCGGAAGGAATAAAAGCTATCGGTCCTGCTATTGAAGAGATGGCGGCTAATGAACAGCTGGATGCACATAAAAATGCCGTCACAGTTCGTCTCAAAGCAATTCAAAATTCATAA
- the hisC gene encoding histidinol-phosphate transaminase, producing the protein MPSQFVSKQFKIHNLKLKEVKTLQELTRPNIWKLKPYSSARDEYKGVTASVFLDANENPYNTPHNRYPDPMQCELKTLLSKIKKVSPKHIFLGNGSDEAIDLVFRAFCEPGKDNVVAIDPTYGMYQVCADVNDVEYRKVLLDDDFQFSADKLLSATDEHTKLIFLCSPNNPTGNDLLRSEIVKVLCQFEGLVMLDEAYNDFSQAPSFLEELDKYPNLVVFQTFSKAWGCAAIRLGMAFASKEIIDILSKIKYPYNVNQLTQQQAISMLHKHYEIERWVKTLKEERDYLEAEFEKLPCTIKLFPSDANFFLAKVTDAVKIYNYLVGEGIIVRNRHNISLCCNCLRVTVGTRVENNTLLAALKNYQG; encoded by the coding sequence ATGCCGTCACAGTTCGTCTCAAAGCAATTCAAAATTCATAATTTAAAACTTAAAGAAGTGAAAACGTTACAAGAACTAACCCGACCGAATATCTGGAAATTAAAACCCTACTCTTCGGCACGAGATGAATATAAAGGAGTTACAGCCTCTGTTTTCCTGGATGCAAACGAAAACCCTTACAATACGCCTCATAATCGCTATCCGGATCCTATGCAGTGCGAACTGAAGACGTTGTTGTCGAAAATCAAAAAAGTATCTCCCAAGCATATTTTTCTTGGAAACGGTAGCGATGAAGCCATCGACTTGGTTTTTCGTGCATTCTGCGAACCGGGAAAAGATAATGTCGTAGCCATCGACCCTACTTATGGTATGTATCAGGTTTGTGCCGATGTGAACGATGTGGAATACCGGAAAGTATTACTGGATGATGACTTCCAGTTCTCTGCCGATAAACTGCTGTCGGCTACCGACGAACACACCAAATTGATTTTCCTTTGCTCGCCTAATAATCCAACAGGAAATGACTTGCTCCGTTCTGAAATTGTAAAGGTACTTTGTCAGTTCGAAGGATTGGTGATGTTGGATGAGGCTTACAATGATTTTTCCCAGGCTCCGTCTTTCCTCGAAGAGCTGGATAAATATCCCAACCTTGTCGTATTCCAAACATTCTCCAAGGCTTGGGGATGTGCTGCAATTCGCTTGGGAATGGCTTTTGCTTCCAAAGAAATTATAGACATTCTTAGTAAAATCAAATATCCCTATAATGTCAATCAGTTGACTCAACAACAAGCTATTTCTATGTTGCATAAGCACTATGAGATAGAACGTTGGGTGAAAACGTTGAAGGAAGAGCGTGATTATCTGGAAGCGGAATTTGAAAAACTTCCATGTACCATTAAACTGTTCCCGTCCGATGCGAATTTCTTTTTGGCAAAAGTGACGGATGCCGTGAAAATCTATAATTATTTGGTAGGGGAAGGAATAATAGTGCGTAATCGCCATAACATTTCACTTTGCTGCAACTGTTTGCGTGTGACTGTCGGTACTCGTGTCGAAAATAATACCCTATTGGCAGCTCTTAAAAACTATCAAGGATAA